A region of the Ranitomeya imitator isolate aRanImi1 chromosome 10, aRanImi1.pri, whole genome shotgun sequence genome:
AATATTCCGTGGCCACCGAGATCCCCGTCAACCTCCTTCTACCTGCGAACATCCGCGAGGGCCTCTTCTGGTTTGTAGGCTCGGCATAAAGACATTGTTGTGGCGTGATACACACATGATGTTGCATTTGGCGGGTGTACTAATCAAACAGGGTGCCAGGCATGAAGGCAAAGAGGAGGCACCTCGTAGAACTCAGGCTACTTAATACTGAGACCTGAGAATCAATTTGCTCACCTCTGGTAGCTTTGATTAATGATAAAAAATAATGGTTCGCATTCTGTCAGAAAGTGTTCTCGACTTCTCGTCAAAGCTATGAGCTCAATAATAGATCGTCAATGTACCCAATTACAAGTCAGTGGGGCCTGTCCCGGCCAGTTGTAATCTGCATGAAATATCTCAACAGAAGCCATGTTAGAAAAGTAAATAAAGCCTATTTATATTGCatgcagggctggcgtcagcacccggcacacacgggtttggaacattatatggggctcatcataaactggagcaatatatgggggccatcatatactggagcattatatggggcccataacatactggagcataatatgggaccaattatatgtggagcattatatggggtccattctgtttagagcaatatatggggcccatcatatggctccaattctgtatggagcattatatggggtccattctgtatagagcaatatatggaacccatcatatgggacccattctgtatggggcattatatggtgcccattctgtatggaacattatatgggttcCATCATATCTTGTATGgatcactatatggggcccattatgtatggggcacattatgtatggagcaataaatggggctcattattctttatggagcattgtatggggctgattatactgtatggagcaatatatggggctcattatcctttaggaagcaatatatggggctcatactgcatggagcaatatatggggctaattatgctctatggagcaatatatggagcttattatactgtatggagcaatatatagggctcattatactgtatggagcattatatgaggctcattttactgtatggagcaatatatggtgctttATAATATCTCTGgttcagagagacaggccatgaagggctATATCGTGGAAAGTTTGGCAAAGGGTTATGTCAGACCATCCTCATTGCCCATTGCCTTGTAAAGAAGAATGAGGGGGGTTATGCCCCTGCCTAAATTTCCGCAAACTTAATCAGATTACGATCCGGGATCCATATCAGCACCCTCTCATCCCAGACatctttaatcagattgtaggaccaaaatggttttcaaaactggatctcagggggcatATAAGCTCATTtgtattaaagagggggatgagtggaaaacagctttcaatacacctgagggacactatgaaaaccgtgtgatgccatttgggttgactaatgctcaTGACGTCTTTCAGTACTTTGTAAATTATATTTTTAGTCACTTGGTAGGTAGATATGTTgtaatctatcttgatgacattcatttattcacctgaccttgagtcacatcaggtacatgtaaGGCAGGTCTTACTCAGTGACAATAAATGTCAAatcagagaaatgtatgttctcggttgaggagatcccttttatAGGATATGTTTTATCGTCAACCAGTTTTCACATGGATGCAGTGAAAGTCTGGGCGGTACTAGATTGGGatcatcctgaggatttgaaggtgtTGCAAAGGTTTTTGGGCACCAACTACTATggtaagttcatcaaaaactttttggtagtggccaaacctctgacggatatgaccaggaaaggaACAAACTTTCCTGATTGGTCCAGTCCAGCCAGGGAGACATTTGATACCTTGAAGGAGGGACACGCTTGATGGCCCCGTTGGGCCATACATCTGTACCCCCGCAAAATGGGATTGGGAGGCATGCGATGACGGCACCATAGACTCTAATGGTGACAGCAGAGTGAGCATGCGCTCTGACACACCAAATGCTAacataggttagtaatggagaggcatcaataagatgcccccattactaacacaatcatgcagcctgccatctagatgtagagcTGGACCTATCGTGggtcaaatggattattatcttctctgtggaaaggtgaggaatattgttgttttttatttcaacTCTTCTGCAGAAGACAAGGGCGTGGGTAGAATGGGTgatgttgtaagtatggtttaattaatatTTATTAACGGAGTTTGTGTTATTCttccaattaaaggactttattctggctgtttggCTGTTCatacaatttgactatggggttagtaatgggggagtcttattgatgcctctccattactatcctcGGGGCCTGACGTCAtctgacaataaaaaggtgacatcaactcccacCAAATATCAccctacttgccactgctacagggcaagtgggaagagggaggctaagtgccagaattggcacatcttaaagatgtgccttttttggggtggctgagagctgatgtttttatcctggggtgccagtatccatggccccttcttaggttattaacatctgctcccagccatcggctttccctctgctggttaagaaacgtacgtgggagcccacaccagtattttcagaaaaatgatcttttaataattaaatgtacagtaagctgcacacacactgtactaattgtatatgtcactggcatctatatatttatctatgctatgtgtatttactgtatgtattcATCTCTTCTATTCTGTCGGCTCTTGCTGTGATTTTACTGCACgctgcagatgaattgccggcttttattctatctatctatctatctatctatctatctatctatctatctatctatctatctatctatctttctatctaatatatatatgtgtgttttgaagaatatttcctttgaaaacaatgtgtaaatgacatagagaatttctATGtacaagctcatgttaaaattgcattgcagtgGGATAGCAAGCGCACTGCTTTCGGATGTAATTtgcatgctaggtgtgaaaaatcagattgtactcgcatgacactcacatgacactcgtCTTTTTTTTCAGTCCTGATATCAGaacattttttttacacacatgGGTATGGGCCCAAATAGTTGCAGCATTGTGACCCCACTCAGTAGCATATCCATCAGGAATTTGTTTTGTGCAACCACTTTGTGGTACGTAAACTATCAAATATTATTGCCATGATTATAATTGACCTTTGATATCATAAAGCTAAAAAACCTGTTTTATTAGTAAAGTTGAGTTTATTCTGCAATTGATCCACAGTGTGCCTTTCTAAGGGTCCTAGTACACATCAGAGTTAGCCGATTCTGTTGTATTCAGCAGGACCAGATAACCATCTGACATGAATGTGGCCTTCTGACTCTCCCCGACAAACAATGTGGGGGAAAAGAATCATTGGGCCCCTTGAATTTCATCACCTCATCCTTTTATTCTCCAAGGTTATGCTATAAAAGGCTTAAATGTATGTGTAGGGGGCAATTGGGAGAGATATCTGGTGGACAAACGAGTGTTTGGTCAACGGTTATTGAAGGGATATGGGCACGTTAATTCTTGCTGCAACAGTTTTCTTTGGGCAGTACCAGATAGACGGCCTAAACATAACTGTGGCTGTCATATCAGAGAATACAAGAAGGAAGACTTTCTCCTCTCTTCCCAATGAACGCACATAAGCTCTTGGCCAAGCGAAAGATCGTCTGTACGGAGGAGTTCGACTGACATCTATCGAAGTGTATGGCCAGCAGAGATTTTTGATGTCTATGATTATCATTCACCATTAATCAGACAGGAAGGTTTTTGGCTCATTCTCCAACCACTATACACCGTTTATATGCCTTGTATAGAGTAGTCCAACTTTTTCTTGCCCTTCGCCTAATGTCTGGAACAGCCATACGTGAAAAGTCGGCATAGAAATGTTATTATCAGGCCAAAGCCTTATATTTCTGCTTTGTTGTAAAAACTTTTGATACTCATAGAACGCTTAAAAGCCAAACGGATCTCCTTGTTTCTCAGGCTGTAAATAAAAGGATTCAATATAGGGGTAAGGACCGAATAAATAACAGCTAGAACACGGTCGTAATACAAAGAGTAGCTCTTAGTAAGACGTACATACATAAAGACAATACAGGTAAAAAACAAGAGTACCACAGTCAGGTGGGCCACACAGGTGGAAAATGCCTTAATTCGCCCAACAGAGGTCCTTATTTTCAGAATAGCTAGAATTATTTTAACATAGGAAATTATGATAAAGGCGAATGTCACTAGGATAATAAAGCTATTGATGACAAAATCAGCTAGAACATTAACGGATGTGTCGGTGCAAGCCAAACTGAGCAAGGGCGGGAAGTCACAAAAGATATGCTGAATTTCATTACTCCCGCAGAAGGGCAGTCTGGATATGAGGATGACTTCCGTTATGGGACACAGAAAACCCAAAGTAAAGCAGGCAGCTACTAGCTTTATAGTCATTTTGGAGGTCATAATAGAAGGGTAACGCAGTGGGTGACAAATTGCCAAATAACGGTCATAGGCCATGGTGGTGAGAAGATAACACTCACTGGCTCCAAGAGAATGAAAGAAATACGTCTGCACAAGGCAGCCATTAAAATATATACTCTTTCTTTCAGCCAGAAGGTTTGTTAACATCTTTGGAATGGTGACCGCTGTATACCAAATTTCTAAGAAGGACAAAATACTTATAAAAAAGTACATGGGTGTATGGAGACGTTTGTCCAACCTTATAAGAATGAATATAATCACATTACCGGCAATGGTAAGAACGTAAACGAGAAGAAGACAGATAAAAAGGAAAGTCCCGTATCTGTAGAGCGTGGGGAATCCTACAAGAATGAATTCTGTCACAGTGGTGCTTGTGTTCCATCCTTCCATCATGGGACCTGGAATGGAAAAATTCTCATATAGTTTCAGATCCTGACATGATACTGCGCATTAATCATGAACTAACATTAGATTGCTTCCCACTAGCAGTTCTGTAAGTACCTCGAAtattatcagtgtttttttttttttcatttctgttaCCGGATATCCTTCTCTGTCTAAATCTCGAACAGCAGGATTCTGTTCTGATTtctcatttattcatttattttactcacttatatagcgccatcatattccacagtgctttatggACATTACTGTCCCCATTGTGTCTCCCAATCTATATTCcttctcagtatgtctttggagtgtagagGGAAAATggggaacccggaggaaacccacacaaacatgggaagaATATACAAACgtcttgaagatgttgtccttggtggggttttatTAGTGATTTACATTAATTTACCTATGATGTTTTCACTATAACTGTTACATTTAGACTGTAGTTTTAACATGTTTGATATGAGACTTACTTTTTAGCACAATATTAATTAATTTAGAATAATTTCTAGTTCTACATTTGTCTTTAGATCTTTTTATGTTTCTCTTACAGTGCATCAAACTCCATGGATAGAGTTAATGGGtgtatgaggagtcagaaatgtgtaattattattattattaataataataataatatatgaaaaTTGCTCACCTAATAACATACCATCATTTTCAATTCAGCCCTGAATCACAGATCGAAAACCCAATTACTTGAAGCCAGAAAGGTTTCTTCTACTTATGACACATTGACTAACTTGATCATCTCCGTTAGTGATGTTGATGCATCATAAAGCATGTGATCACCAGGGCTGACACAGTTTGCACCATTTAAAAACCAACCTTTTTTTTGGCACGTTTCAGCTAGAGGTCATCACAACGCATGTGTTGGCTTGACTGAGAtttgctgagattttttttttaaactaagctTTGCAATAATTGTGCCATGTACTGTAGGGCACTGTCGGACATAGAcaaaagagggcccctgtgcaagaaaagtaaatggaccctttgcagtccaatatctcATCATAATAATCATAATTCATAATATCATCTGTTTTGGAGGTGGACCCTTAGCTCTTGGGCCCCTGTTGCAGCAATGATATATCTGCCCTTGCAGTCTACTGGAAGCTCAATGGCCTAATTCAAAATCTCTAAGGGTCTCCAACAACCAATGGtatttaatagtattggtcttctcatatggggCCAAAGTACTTTTTGGGACTCCTTAGGCTCCAGGATCCAGGTTTGACTACAACCACCATAGTTCAGCCCCTAAAGAGCACCCTAAAGCAGCACAGATAGCTAGAGATGGCAGGAGCAGCTACAGCGTGAAATGCAGGGGACACTAATCTGCATAGGAGACAGTGATTAACACTGACTTACGATTCCCTTAGACATTAGAGACAGTGTTCTGATTGAGCACAGTGTTTTGTGTAAGGATCTCCAGAGTCTGGCATAAAATTACTTGGCCAAAGCCACCCGAATTTCActcaagacagagtgaaaaaaatcAATTTCCAGATCAGTCTCTGAACGAttgtttgttaaagggaacctgtcacctgaatttggcgggaccgattttcggtcatatgggcggagttttcaggtgtttgattcaccctttccttacccgctggctgcatgctggccgcaatattggattgaagttcattctatgtcctccgtagtacacgcctgcgcaaggcaagaggctatgcagacagctgcgggctgattttaatagcctaggaagggaccatggatattgcccccccagctaaaaacatcagcactcagctgtTCCAGAAATGCCTCGCTCTTTCCACTTTCCCTGTAattgtggcaagtggagtaatagttgggtaacggattacagcgtgggatacaacgatggacaggtatgggtatattgttggtttattattttttatttattacaggagatcgagggcttcggggaattAGCAGATGTTGTAAGTACGGTTTAATTAAgaacaataaaggagtctgtgtgtttatttaaaataATGGACTTTTTAatgggtgtctgtgttttatttactatttcactatatggggttagtaatgggggcgtctaatTGACGCAtcttcattactaacctcggggcttgatgtcacaaagATGACATTAacaccccaactattaccccacgtgccaccactacagggcaagtgggaagagtgaggcatcttacagatgcgccttttcaggggcggctgagtgctgatgttttaacCGGGAGTGTAATATCCATGGTCcagtcctaggctattaatatctgctggttgttaattatgggggaaccccacgtcattttttggggggcccccattttaatagccagtaaaggctaggtatacagctgtgagctgatattaatagcttgggaagctctatgggtattacccccttcccgggctataaacatctgcccccagtcactggctttccctctgctggttttgaaaattgcgcgggagcctacgccatttttttcgtaaaataatcttttattaattacatacatgtcccctaatttgcacacacactgtactatttgtatttgtcactgacatctatatatctacctattctatatttatttactgtatgtaatccatgtcttctatcctgtcggcataGATTTTACAGAAGGCCGCAGGTGAATTACCgccttttattctatctatctctctatgaaatataaagatatatatatatatatatatatatatatacagtggggcaaaaaagtatttagtcagtcagcaatagtgcaagttccaccacttaaaaagatgagaggcgtctgtaatttacatcataggtagacctcaactatgggagacaaactgaggaaaaaaaatccagaaaatcacattgtctgtttttttatcattttatttgcatattatggtggaaaataagcatttggtcagaaacaaacaatcaagatttctggctctcacagacctgtaacttcttctttaagagtctcctctttcctccactcattacctgtagtaatggcacctgtttaaacttgttatcagtgtaaaaagacacctgtgcacaccctcaaacagtctgactccaaactccactatggtgaagaccaaagagctgtcaaaggacaccagaaacaaaattgtagccctgcaccaggctgggaagactgaa
Encoded here:
- the OR6N2 gene encoding olfactory receptor 6N2; its protein translation is MEGWNTSTTVTEFILVGFPTLYRYGTFLFICLLLVYVLTIAGNVIIFILIRLDKRLHTPMYFFISILSFLEIWYTAVTIPKMLTNLLAERKSIYFNGCLVQTYFFHSLGASECYLLTTMAYDRYLAICHPLRYPSIMTSKMTIKLVAACFTLGFLCPITEVILISRLPFCGSNEIQHIFCDFPPLLSLACTDTSVNVLADFVINSFIILVTFAFIIISYVKIILAILKIRTSVGRIKAFSTCVAHLTVVLLFFTCIVFMYVRLTKSYSLYYDRVLAVIYSVLTPILNPFIYSLRNKEIRLAFKRSMSIKSFYNKAEI